One genomic region from Sorangium aterium encodes:
- the kbl gene encoding glycine C-acetyltransferase, with amino-acid sequence MFDVARSLYVRALEDIRAAGLYKEERILATPQGPVIRTEGGAGVLNFCANNYLGLSSHPAVIAAAKEAIDTHGFGLSSVRFICGTQDLHRRLESRIARFFGTEDAILYSSCFDANGGLFETLLGEEDAVISDALNHASIIDGIRLCKAERHRYPNGDMAALEDILRATAGKRLRLIATDGVFSMDGYLAKLDTICDLADKYRAMVMVDDSHATGFIGPTGRGTAELCGVMHRVDVITSTLGKALGGASGGFTTGRQPIVDLLRQRSRPYLFSNTLAPAIAGASIAVFDLIDAEPSLRMRVMENARRFRQGMTQVGFTIKPGPHPIVPIMLGEAQLANEMAKALLAEGIYVIGFSYPVVPKGQARIRVQLSAAHEPEHVDQAIDAFRRVGGRLGVVA; translated from the coding sequence ATGTTCGATGTCGCTCGGTCACTGTACGTACGGGCGTTGGAGGACATCCGTGCGGCGGGTCTCTACAAGGAAGAGCGGATCCTCGCGACGCCGCAGGGGCCGGTGATCCGGACCGAAGGTGGCGCCGGGGTCCTCAACTTCTGCGCGAACAACTACCTTGGCCTGTCGTCGCACCCGGCGGTCATCGCGGCGGCGAAGGAGGCAATCGACACGCACGGCTTCGGCCTCTCCAGCGTGCGCTTCATCTGCGGCACGCAGGACCTCCACCGCCGGCTGGAGTCCCGGATCGCCCGCTTCTTCGGCACCGAGGACGCCATCCTCTACTCGTCGTGCTTCGACGCGAACGGCGGCCTCTTCGAGACGCTCCTCGGCGAGGAGGACGCCGTCATCTCGGACGCGCTGAACCACGCGTCGATCATCGACGGTATCCGCCTCTGCAAGGCCGAGCGGCACCGCTACCCGAACGGGGACATGGCCGCCCTCGAGGACATCCTCCGCGCGACGGCCGGCAAGCGGCTCCGGCTCATCGCCACCGACGGCGTGTTCTCGATGGACGGGTACCTGGCCAAGCTCGATACCATCTGCGATCTCGCCGACAAGTACCGCGCGATGGTGATGGTCGACGACTCGCACGCGACCGGGTTCATCGGGCCGACGGGCCGCGGGACCGCGGAGCTCTGCGGGGTCATGCACCGCGTCGACGTGATCACCTCCACCCTGGGCAAGGCGCTGGGCGGGGCGAGCGGCGGCTTCACGACCGGCCGGCAGCCGATCGTCGACCTGCTCCGGCAGCGATCGCGGCCGTACCTGTTCTCCAACACGCTCGCCCCGGCCATCGCCGGCGCCTCGATCGCCGTCTTCGACCTCATCGACGCGGAGCCCTCGCTGCGCATGCGGGTGATGGAGAACGCGCGCCGGTTCCGGCAGGGGATGACGCAGGTCGGCTTCACCATCAAGCCCGGCCCCCACCCGATCGTGCCCATCATGCTGGGCGAGGCGCAGCTCGCGAACGAGATGGCGAAGGCGCTGCTCGCCGAGGGCATCTATGTGATCGGCTTCTCGTACCCCGTCGTGCCGAAGGGCCAGGCCCGCATCCGGGTGCAGCTCTCGGCCGCGCACGAGCCCGAGCACGTCGATCAGGCGATCGACGCCTTCCGGCGGGTCGGCGGGCGCCTCGGCGTCGTCGCCTGA
- a CDS encoding sigma 54-interacting transcriptional regulator, with the protein MLPSMPTLKYFASEGAPRLYSVHKPVTTIGKALGNDVAVAGAGVLDHHAQIVFDGRDFVLEECERDGEIAINGKKKRRARLVHGDRLQLGTVEVGFSMFAEAPTVQERLPAGDGGAERSAPPQGSSELAGVRKLFAFSEKLINRRSVDELLEAMLDDVIELTHADKGFLLLLEGAEAAADTAVCGGAPAAGGERKLAVRASRNVRKEAITDAAGGISDSIVRQVIVSGRPVIVSDALADTQFGRSDSVIAMKLSSVMCAPLLSQGQIIGALYVGNDKIKHLFDRAQLDLLSIFASQASLILQNAMLLNALRADKAKLVAELHDKKFGEIIGACPSMLEVFRKLQKVAATDISVLITGETGTGKELIARELHRRSPREGGPFVTINCGAIPENLIESELFGHVKGAFTGAIASRPGKFQIADKGTLFLDEIGELPLNLQVKLLRALQERVVFRVGDSKPEKVDIRIVAATNRNLEEEIRAGNFREDLYYRLNVVNLWLPPLRERGDDVLIIAKVLLSKYADELGSAVRGFSPAALAAIKKYPWPGNIRQLENRIKKALVLCDQALLAVEDLDLGPGAETAIMPLEKAKEEFQRRYVLEALERNNGNRTQTARDLGVDPRTIFRYLEKEQNPMPSGAGGVARDPTEA; encoded by the coding sequence ATGCTCCCCTCGATGCCGACCCTGAAGTATTTCGCCTCCGAGGGCGCGCCACGCCTGTACAGCGTCCACAAGCCGGTCACGACGATCGGCAAGGCGCTCGGAAACGACGTCGCGGTCGCCGGGGCAGGGGTGCTGGACCATCACGCGCAGATCGTGTTCGACGGGCGCGATTTCGTGCTGGAGGAGTGCGAGCGCGACGGCGAGATCGCGATCAACGGCAAGAAGAAGCGGCGCGCCCGCCTGGTGCACGGCGACCGGCTCCAGCTCGGCACGGTCGAGGTCGGCTTCTCGATGTTCGCCGAGGCGCCGACCGTCCAGGAGCGGCTCCCGGCGGGCGACGGCGGGGCAGAGCGGTCCGCGCCGCCGCAGGGCTCGTCGGAGCTCGCCGGCGTCCGCAAGCTGTTCGCGTTCAGCGAGAAGCTCATCAACCGGCGCAGCGTCGACGAGCTCCTCGAGGCGATGCTCGACGACGTCATCGAGCTGACGCACGCCGACAAGGGCTTCCTCCTGCTCCTCGAGGGGGCGGAGGCGGCGGCCGACACGGCGGTCTGCGGCGGCGCTCCGGCCGCGGGCGGCGAGCGCAAGCTGGCGGTGCGCGCGTCGCGCAACGTCCGCAAGGAGGCCATCACCGACGCGGCCGGGGGGATCTCGGACAGCATCGTGCGCCAGGTCATCGTCTCGGGCCGCCCGGTGATCGTGTCCGACGCGCTCGCCGACACGCAGTTCGGCCGGAGCGACAGCGTCATCGCGATGAAGCTCTCCAGCGTGATGTGCGCGCCGCTCCTGTCGCAGGGCCAGATCATCGGCGCGCTCTACGTCGGCAACGACAAGATCAAGCACCTCTTCGACCGCGCCCAGCTCGACCTGCTCAGCATCTTCGCGTCCCAGGCCTCGCTCATCCTCCAGAACGCGATGCTCCTGAACGCCCTCAGGGCCGACAAGGCCAAGCTCGTCGCCGAGCTGCACGACAAGAAGTTCGGCGAGATCATCGGCGCCTGCCCGTCGATGCTCGAGGTGTTCCGCAAGCTGCAGAAGGTCGCGGCGACCGACATCAGCGTGCTCATCACGGGCGAGACGGGGACCGGGAAAGAGCTCATCGCGCGGGAGCTGCACCGGCGCAGCCCGCGCGAGGGCGGCCCCTTCGTCACCATCAACTGCGGCGCGATCCCCGAGAACCTCATCGAGAGCGAGCTCTTCGGCCACGTGAAGGGCGCCTTCACCGGCGCCATCGCCAGCCGCCCGGGCAAGTTCCAGATCGCCGACAAGGGCACGCTGTTCCTCGACGAGATCGGCGAGCTGCCGCTGAACCTCCAGGTGAAGCTCCTCCGCGCGCTCCAGGAGCGGGTGGTCTTCCGCGTCGGCGACTCGAAGCCCGAGAAGGTCGACATCCGCATCGTCGCCGCCACGAACAGGAACCTCGAGGAGGAGATCCGCGCCGGCAATTTCCGGGAGGATCTCTACTACCGGCTCAACGTCGTGAACCTGTGGCTCCCGCCGCTCCGCGAGCGGGGTGACGACGTGCTCATCATCGCCAAGGTCCTGCTCTCGAAGTACGCCGACGAGCTCGGCAGCGCCGTGCGAGGCTTCAGCCCGGCCGCGCTCGCCGCGATCAAGAAGTACCCCTGGCCGGGCAACATCCGGCAGCTCGAGAACCGCATCAAGAAGGCGCTCGTCCTCTGCGACCAGGCGCTCCTCGCCGTGGAGGATCTCGATCTCGGCCCAGGGGCCGAGACGGCCATCATGCCGCTGGAGAAGGCCAAGGAGGAGTTCCAGCGGCGGTACGTGCTGGAGGCGCTCGAGCGCAACAACGGCAACCGCACGCAGACGGCCCGCGACCTCGGCGTCGACCCGCGCACCATCTTCCGCTACCTCGAGAAGGAGCAGAACCCGATGCCGAGCGGGGCCGGCGGCGTGGCCCGCGATCCGACCGAAGCGTGA
- a CDS encoding zinc-binding dehydrogenase codes for MSDAMWALTYNREKQPWESTVGLSKDQVERPAIDEARDYHDRASVLVKPIMTGFCGSDRGIWFRSAFKDMILSSLERDRKATRTIGHELLGRVVDLGTDARRSFGLEVGDIVSTESHIACGACYQCRVGDTHVCADDKIIGISEDGCFAELVKLPAKNLWRTDIARIRPEVAAVQEPFGNAVHACTKVNLRGKRVAIFGCGTIGLFAIAIARAMGAIYVIGVEPAERNAEMARRLGADAVLRPHRASPERPHASDPELTERVRKLTDGVGVDVVLEMSGVNSSVNNAIHAARRGGDVILFGLKSGDAVIGTSIASSWTASASTA; via the coding sequence ATGAGCGACGCGATGTGGGCGCTGACGTACAACCGCGAGAAGCAGCCGTGGGAGTCCACCGTCGGGCTGTCCAAGGATCAGGTCGAGCGCCCAGCGATCGATGAGGCGAGGGACTACCACGACCGCGCGAGCGTCCTCGTCAAGCCGATCATGACGGGCTTCTGCGGCTCGGATCGCGGCATCTGGTTCCGCAGCGCCTTCAAGGACATGATCCTCTCGTCGCTCGAGCGCGATCGGAAGGCGACGCGCACGATCGGCCACGAGCTGCTCGGCCGCGTGGTCGATCTCGGGACCGACGCGCGCCGGTCCTTCGGGCTGGAGGTCGGCGACATCGTGTCGACCGAGAGCCACATCGCCTGCGGCGCCTGCTACCAGTGCCGCGTCGGCGACACCCACGTGTGCGCGGACGACAAGATCATCGGGATCAGCGAGGATGGCTGCTTCGCCGAGCTCGTCAAGCTGCCCGCGAAGAACCTGTGGCGCACCGACATCGCGAGGATCCGGCCCGAGGTCGCCGCGGTGCAGGAGCCGTTCGGCAACGCCGTGCACGCGTGCACCAAGGTGAACCTCCGCGGCAAGCGCGTGGCCATCTTCGGCTGCGGCACCATCGGCCTGTTCGCGATCGCGATCGCCCGCGCGATGGGGGCGATCTACGTCATCGGCGTGGAGCCGGCGGAGCGGAACGCCGAGATGGCCCGCCGCCTGGGCGCCGACGCCGTCCTGCGCCCGCACCGGGCGAGCCCCGAGCGGCCCCACGCGAGCGATCCCGAGCTGACGGAGCGGGTGCGGAAGCTCACGGACGGCGTGGGCGTCGACGTCGTGCTCGAGATGAGCGGCGTGAACAGCAGCGTCAACAACGCGATCCACGCGGCGAGGCGCGGGGGCGACGTGATCCTCTTCGGCCTGAAGAGCGGCGACGCGGTGATCGGAACTTCGATCGCCTCATCGTGGACGGCATCAGCCTCCACAGCGTGA
- a CDS encoding endonuclease MutS2 — protein sequence MDYNPEGPFADPCPTKTHADLEWDRVLEALAERCASRGGKRLARALPFASTRAEALTALAEVREAVELARAGEPVPSRDVAELEDALDRARIGAALANEELRAVLGLLEAARTSRQYLQNRRQIAPALYAACATDPELDAVARELAAAFDPDGTLADRASPRLEALRAERRAVRERLVRRLEDLIQKHEDILQDRYWTERDGRYVLPVRSDAHERFPGIVHATSASGATVFVEPRVLVETGNRMKMVDAEVAREELAIYAALTARVAEDVESVAAAARALAHADVRAAAARLAEDLDLTFPDVPGDAFDAGRGASEGGSRPTSIELVGGRHPLLALDGVKVVPSDLAMSAGRAMIVSGPNAGGKTVALKTLGLAALMVRAGLPVAAREGSRVALFDVVLTDVGDEQNLHKNLSTFSAHVKNLGRILGETRPGALVLLDELAGGTDPREGEALAAAVLDSLCARGGTVASTTHYEGLKALALGDQRFENASVGFDLATMSPTFRLVVGVPGASSALAVARRFGIPGAVLERAERFLTKEAVTFEQMVEKLSAERRALELAREDAEREAAAARAKRRELEAEIERARDKERGVITREGEALLASLRRAREDLKAAQARLRGKPTEEDVRAAARAMDAVGQKTSIGGELELRPKDEPHARPAIDPASIRVGARVYVPRLRAEAEVVEVLSGGQLRVTAGSLKLTTSIAELRGTGAPPAAAAPPQRRVDLDAAADPDVPIQTADNSVDLRGLRAHEAVAMAEQFLDRSLGAGRKVTFFVHGHGTGALRDAVREALRGSPYVARLRPGGPSEGGDGVTVAWLKW from the coding sequence ATGGACTACAACCCCGAAGGGCCCTTCGCAGATCCCTGTCCCACCAAGACCCACGCCGACCTCGAGTGGGATCGCGTCCTCGAGGCGCTCGCGGAGCGATGCGCGTCTCGGGGCGGGAAGCGGCTGGCCCGGGCGCTGCCGTTCGCGTCGACGCGCGCCGAGGCCCTCACCGCGCTCGCGGAGGTGCGCGAGGCGGTGGAGCTCGCCCGCGCCGGGGAGCCGGTGCCGTCGCGCGACGTCGCGGAGCTCGAGGACGCGCTCGATCGGGCCCGTATCGGCGCGGCGCTCGCGAACGAGGAGCTGCGCGCCGTGCTCGGCCTCCTCGAGGCCGCGCGGACGTCGCGGCAGTACCTGCAGAACCGGCGTCAGATCGCGCCAGCGCTCTACGCCGCGTGCGCGACCGACCCGGAGCTCGACGCCGTCGCGCGCGAGCTCGCGGCGGCCTTCGATCCGGACGGCACGCTCGCCGATCGCGCGTCGCCGCGCCTGGAGGCGCTGCGCGCGGAGCGGCGCGCGGTGCGCGAGCGGCTCGTCCGGCGCCTCGAGGACCTCATCCAGAAGCACGAGGACATCCTCCAGGACCGCTACTGGACGGAGCGCGACGGGCGCTACGTGCTGCCGGTGCGATCCGACGCGCACGAGCGCTTCCCCGGCATCGTCCACGCGACGAGCGCGAGCGGCGCCACCGTGTTCGTGGAGCCCCGGGTGCTCGTCGAGACGGGCAACCGGATGAAGATGGTCGACGCCGAGGTCGCGCGGGAGGAGCTCGCGATCTACGCGGCGCTCACCGCCCGCGTGGCCGAGGACGTCGAGAGCGTCGCGGCCGCCGCGCGCGCGCTGGCCCACGCCGACGTGCGGGCCGCGGCGGCGCGGCTCGCGGAGGACCTCGACCTCACCTTCCCGGACGTCCCGGGGGACGCCTTCGATGCCGGGCGGGGCGCCTCGGAGGGCGGCTCGAGGCCGACCTCCATCGAGCTCGTCGGGGGCCGCCACCCGCTCCTCGCGCTCGACGGCGTGAAGGTGGTCCCGAGCGACCTCGCGATGAGCGCGGGCCGCGCGATGATCGTCTCCGGACCGAACGCCGGCGGCAAGACCGTGGCCCTGAAGACGCTCGGGCTCGCGGCGCTGATGGTCCGCGCGGGCCTGCCGGTCGCGGCGAGGGAGGGCTCTCGCGTCGCGCTCTTCGACGTCGTGCTGACCGACGTCGGCGACGAGCAGAACCTCCACAAGAACCTGTCGACCTTCAGCGCCCACGTGAAGAACCTGGGGCGGATCCTCGGCGAGACGCGCCCCGGCGCGCTCGTCCTGCTCGACGAGCTCGCGGGCGGCACCGATCCGCGCGAGGGCGAGGCGCTCGCCGCGGCCGTGCTCGACTCGCTGTGCGCGCGGGGGGGCACCGTCGCCAGCACCACGCACTACGAGGGCCTCAAGGCGCTCGCGCTCGGTGATCAGCGCTTCGAGAACGCCTCGGTCGGCTTCGATCTCGCCACCATGAGCCCGACCTTCCGGCTCGTCGTCGGCGTGCCCGGCGCCTCGAGCGCGCTCGCCGTCGCGCGGCGGTTCGGCATCCCGGGCGCCGTGCTCGAGCGGGCCGAGCGCTTCCTCACGAAGGAGGCGGTCACCTTCGAGCAGATGGTCGAGAAGCTCTCCGCCGAGCGCCGCGCGCTCGAGCTCGCGCGCGAGGACGCCGAGCGGGAGGCGGCTGCCGCCCGCGCGAAGCGGCGGGAGCTGGAGGCGGAGATCGAGCGGGCTCGGGACAAGGAGCGCGGCGTGATCACGCGGGAGGGGGAGGCGCTGCTCGCCAGCCTGCGGCGCGCGCGCGAGGACCTCAAGGCGGCGCAGGCGCGCCTGCGCGGCAAGCCCACCGAGGAGGACGTGCGCGCGGCCGCTCGCGCCATGGACGCGGTCGGGCAGAAGACGTCGATCGGCGGCGAGCTCGAGCTGCGCCCGAAGGACGAGCCGCACGCGCGGCCGGCGATCGATCCGGCCTCGATCCGCGTCGGCGCCCGCGTCTACGTGCCTCGCTTGCGGGCCGAGGCCGAGGTGGTGGAGGTCCTGTCGGGCGGCCAGCTGCGGGTCACCGCCGGCTCGCTCAAGCTCACGACCTCGATCGCCGAGCTGCGCGGCACCGGCGCGCCGCCGGCCGCCGCGGCGCCGCCGCAGCGCCGCGTCGATCTGGACGCCGCCGCCGACCCCGACGTCCCGATCCAGACGGCGGACAACTCGGTGGATCTCCGCGGCCTCCGCGCGCACGAGGCGGTCGCCATGGCCGAGCAGTTCCTCGACCGCTCGCTCGGCGCGGGCCGCAAGGTCACGTTCTTCGTCCACGGGCACGGCACGGGCGCCCTGCGCGATGCCGTCCGCGAGGCGCTGCGCGGGAGCCCGTACGTGGCGCGCCTCCGCCCGGGCGGACCGAGCGAGGGCGGCGACGGCGTTACGGTCGCCTGGCTGAAGTGGTGA
- the lepB gene encoding signal peptidase I: protein MSAAKATGGADPRSTGSSPPPGGRDGRAPLRFLFHLVWICIVPFALAVLNVWLLTPPAGGSSQPLRVFVGEQQIPAGIVLFTIFAMVLWRFRHELPFASAIGVGGRRDIPPKARARFEDAAALLEEANRILRSRKRDVERELTTGEREQVTQAIAALERAMSADTFDADEFDAAHSRADRAVGEHLGRWRKGEMREYAESIGIAVAVALLLRAFVVEAFKIPSGSMIPTLMVGDHIFVNKFTYGPLIPWTDQRLFPRLPPSRGDVMVFKFPENKEQDFIKRTIAVPGDTLEAINGRPVINGWLVPHCHVGPYHYEGRQAELFVEYLGDKSYFTLYEKNPDGMMCVESDDCTPGSTCRGGICGDLQGPFKVAADEAWVMGDNRNNSHDSRSWRGGLGAGVPFDHIKGRAMFVWMSFGPGGGIAQDRLFVNVMGRPKLPGAHEAALHDGLDKCLRERPPVSETTPPPPPARPQSKRR, encoded by the coding sequence GTGAGCGCGGCCAAGGCGACCGGCGGCGCGGACCCGCGCTCGACTGGCAGCTCTCCTCCGCCAGGGGGCAGGGACGGCCGGGCGCCGCTGCGCTTCCTGTTCCACCTCGTGTGGATCTGCATCGTTCCCTTCGCGCTCGCGGTCCTGAACGTCTGGCTGCTCACCCCGCCGGCGGGAGGGAGCTCCCAGCCGCTCCGGGTCTTCGTCGGCGAGCAGCAGATCCCGGCCGGCATCGTGCTCTTCACGATCTTCGCGATGGTCCTCTGGCGGTTCCGCCACGAGCTGCCGTTCGCGTCGGCGATCGGCGTCGGCGGCCGCCGGGACATCCCGCCGAAGGCGCGCGCTCGCTTCGAGGACGCCGCGGCGCTCCTCGAGGAGGCCAACCGGATCCTGCGCAGCCGCAAGCGTGACGTCGAGCGCGAGCTGACGACCGGCGAGCGCGAGCAGGTGACGCAGGCGATCGCGGCCCTCGAGCGCGCGATGAGCGCCGACACGTTCGACGCCGACGAGTTCGACGCCGCGCACAGCCGCGCCGATCGCGCGGTCGGCGAGCACCTCGGCCGCTGGCGCAAGGGCGAGATGCGCGAGTACGCGGAGTCGATCGGCATCGCCGTGGCCGTCGCGCTCCTCCTGCGCGCCTTCGTCGTCGAGGCGTTCAAGATCCCGAGCGGCTCGATGATCCCGACCCTCATGGTCGGCGACCACATCTTCGTCAACAAGTTCACCTACGGCCCGCTCATCCCCTGGACCGACCAGCGCCTCTTCCCTCGCCTGCCACCGTCGCGCGGGGACGTGATGGTGTTCAAGTTCCCGGAGAACAAGGAGCAGGACTTCATCAAGCGGACGATCGCCGTCCCTGGCGACACGCTGGAGGCGATCAACGGCCGCCCCGTCATCAACGGCTGGCTCGTCCCCCACTGTCACGTCGGCCCCTACCACTACGAGGGCCGGCAAGCGGAGCTGTTCGTCGAGTACCTCGGAGACAAGTCGTACTTCACGCTCTACGAGAAGAACCCCGACGGCATGATGTGCGTGGAGAGCGATGACTGCACGCCGGGCTCCACGTGCCGGGGCGGCATCTGCGGCGATCTCCAGGGCCCCTTCAAGGTGGCCGCCGACGAGGCGTGGGTGATGGGCGACAACCGCAACAACAGCCACGACTCGCGCAGCTGGCGCGGCGGGCTCGGCGCGGGCGTGCCCTTCGATCACATCAAGGGTCGCGCGATGTTCGTGTGGATGAGCTTCGGCCCCGGCGGCGGCATCGCGCAGGATCGCCTCTTCGTGAACGTCATGGGGCGCCCGAAGCTCCCCGGCGCCCACGAGGCGGCCCTGCACGACGGCCTCGACAAATGCCTCCGCGAGCGGCCCCCCGTCTCCGAGACGACCCCGCCGCCCCCGCCCGCGCGCCCTCAGTCCAAGCGCCGCTGA
- a CDS encoding NAD(P)H-dependent glycerol-3-phosphate dehydrogenase: MANVAVIGAGAWGTALAKLLADKGNPTALWAHHGELAERIGRERQNDRYLPGVELPASLRATGDLEDALRGAELAVVVVPSHALREVVREAGRHIPRDALVCSATKGIENDSLMLMSEVLVDELGREAEPRLSYLSGPSFAREVAAGQPTTVVVAGRSERETHAVQRMFATDRFRVYSSDDVVGVEVGGALKNVIAIAAGICDGLGFGHNARAGLITRGLAEIGRVAAAKGANPLTLAGLSGMGDLVLTCTGELSRNRTVGIEMGRGRKLDEILAGLGHVAEGVKTAKSAHDLADKLGVSAPITIEVYRMLYEGKPPQQAVVDLMTRALTRE; the protein is encoded by the coding sequence ATGGCGAACGTCGCAGTCATCGGGGCCGGCGCGTGGGGGACGGCGCTGGCGAAGTTGCTGGCGGACAAGGGCAACCCCACCGCGCTCTGGGCGCACCACGGCGAGCTCGCCGAGCGCATCGGCCGCGAGCGCCAGAACGACCGGTACCTGCCGGGCGTGGAGCTGCCCGCGAGCCTGCGGGCGACCGGCGATCTCGAGGACGCGCTCCGCGGCGCGGAGCTCGCCGTCGTGGTCGTCCCGTCGCACGCGCTGCGCGAGGTCGTCCGGGAGGCAGGGCGCCACATCCCCCGCGACGCGCTCGTGTGCAGCGCGACGAAGGGCATCGAGAACGACTCGCTGATGCTGATGAGCGAGGTGCTGGTCGACGAGCTCGGGCGCGAGGCCGAGCCGCGGCTCTCGTACCTGTCGGGCCCGAGCTTCGCGCGCGAGGTCGCGGCCGGCCAGCCGACCACGGTCGTGGTCGCCGGCAGGAGCGAGCGGGAGACGCACGCGGTGCAGCGCATGTTCGCGACCGATCGGTTCCGGGTCTACTCGTCCGATGACGTCGTGGGCGTGGAGGTCGGCGGCGCCCTCAAGAACGTCATCGCCATCGCCGCCGGCATCTGCGACGGCCTCGGCTTCGGCCACAACGCGCGCGCCGGGCTCATCACGCGCGGCCTCGCGGAGATCGGCCGCGTGGCGGCGGCGAAGGGGGCGAACCCGCTCACGCTCGCGGGGCTCTCCGGCATGGGCGACCTGGTGCTCACGTGCACGGGCGAGCTGTCGCGCAACCGCACCGTCGGGATCGAGATGGGCAGGGGACGGAAGCTCGACGAGATCCTCGCCGGCCTCGGCCATGTCGCCGAGGGCGTGAAGACCGCAAAGAGCGCGCACGACCTCGCGGACAAGCTGGGCGTGAGCGCGCCGATTACGATCGAGGTGTACCGGATGCTGTACGAGGGAAAGCCGCCGCAGCAGGCCGTCGTGGACCTCATGACCCGCGCCCTCACGAGAGAGTGA
- the nusB gene encoding transcription antitermination factor NusB — protein sequence MGARSTGREAALQMLFAVEAGGSSAPRVVATFWRETPGDPEGRAYADEVVVGVAEDLAAVDEAIRKASTNWRLERMARVDRNVLRLGAWELMNRPEVPRAVILDEAVELAKRYGSEESGAFVNGVLDRIAENLGRVDRDR from the coding sequence ATGGGTGCGCGCTCTACCGGCCGCGAAGCGGCCTTGCAGATGCTGTTCGCGGTGGAAGCTGGCGGGAGCTCGGCGCCCCGCGTCGTCGCGACCTTCTGGCGCGAGACGCCGGGCGATCCCGAGGGACGCGCCTACGCGGACGAGGTGGTGGTCGGTGTCGCCGAGGATCTCGCGGCCGTGGACGAGGCGATCCGGAAGGCGAGCACGAACTGGCGCCTCGAGCGGATGGCGCGCGTGGATCGGAACGTCCTCCGGCTCGGTGCGTGGGAGCTCATGAACCGCCCGGAGGTGCCGCGCGCGGTCATCCTCGACGAGGCGGTCGAGCTCGCCAAGCGCTACGGCAGCGAGGAGAGCGGCGCCTTCGTGAACGGCGTGCTCGACCGGATCGCCGAGAACCTCGGCCGCGTCGACCGGGATCGCTGA
- a CDS encoding DUF4331 domain-containing protein has product MIHRPSRAVAVFTATVALSAPGLAAASSHREAPAIARDPAADNTDLYAWVEGGNLVILASYIPLEEPASGPNFHGFSDDVLYEVHVARGPSSLEDALTYQFRFSTRPYPAADPAGITPAPSGGNEFFSQLAGGEQTYTVTKIEGGASTVLLRDAPVAPPNIGRRTNQLAYRITGGGYPAFATSSKFLKQMAGGAGRAWAGPRDDGYYADLGRASDLAGLCPLLAAPNPSCTARDNLAGFNVHTLALEIPLAAVNGGAEPTPGPSDRQTLGIWASASRRKVRILRANGKEDGLGPWVQVSRVGLPLINTWIIGLQDKDKYNRAHPRDDLANFGAYFLNPILVRDAEFAGLYQAGQPLAAFDPEALKQGRSDLIDTFNLKPASLGGHNLETFGDVLRIDLGMPSGFPNGRALVPGADHEQTDVTDAVLTLMLTGALGTTAGDGVAANDARFLPAFPYLATAWEGATQGHFRP; this is encoded by the coding sequence ATGATCCACCGACCGTCGCGCGCCGTCGCCGTCTTCACGGCGACCGTCGCGCTCAGCGCGCCCGGCCTCGCCGCGGCGTCGAGCCACCGCGAGGCGCCGGCCATCGCGAGGGATCCGGCCGCCGACAACACCGACCTGTACGCGTGGGTGGAAGGCGGCAACCTCGTGATCCTCGCGAGCTACATTCCGCTCGAGGAGCCCGCCAGCGGGCCGAACTTCCACGGCTTCTCGGACGACGTGCTCTACGAGGTGCACGTCGCGCGCGGGCCGTCGAGCCTCGAGGACGCGCTGACCTATCAGTTCCGGTTCTCGACGAGGCCGTACCCGGCGGCGGATCCGGCGGGGATCACGCCGGCGCCGAGCGGCGGCAACGAGTTCTTCTCGCAGCTCGCCGGCGGGGAGCAGACGTACACCGTGACGAAGATCGAGGGCGGAGCGTCGACCGTGCTCCTGAGGGACGCCCCGGTCGCGCCGCCGAACATCGGGAGGAGGACGAACCAGCTCGCCTACCGGATCACGGGCGGCGGTTACCCGGCCTTCGCGACGTCCTCGAAGTTCCTCAAGCAGATGGCGGGCGGCGCGGGGCGCGCCTGGGCCGGGCCGCGCGACGACGGGTACTACGCGGATCTCGGCCGCGCGTCCGATCTGGCGGGGCTGTGCCCGCTCCTCGCGGCGCCGAACCCGTCGTGTACCGCGCGCGACAACCTCGCCGGCTTCAACGTCCACACGCTCGCGCTCGAGATCCCGCTCGCCGCGGTCAACGGCGGCGCGGAGCCGACGCCGGGGCCGAGCGACCGGCAGACGCTCGGCATCTGGGCCTCCGCGAGCCGCCGCAAGGTGCGGATCCTGCGCGCGAACGGCAAGGAAGACGGCCTCGGTCCCTGGGTCCAGGTCTCGCGTGTCGGCCTGCCGCTGATCAACACCTGGATCATCGGCCTGCAGGACAAGGACAAGTACAACCGCGCGCACCCGCGCGACGATCTCGCCAACTTCGGGGCCTATTTCCTGAACCCGATCCTGGTGCGCGACGCCGAGTTCGCCGGGCTCTACCAGGCAGGCCAGCCGCTCGCGGCCTTCGATCCCGAGGCGCTGAAGCAGGGCCGGTCCGACCTCATCGACACCTTCAACCTGAAGCCCGCGAGCCTCGGAGGGCACAACCTGGAGACCTTCGGCGACGTGCTCCGGATCGATCTGGGCATGCCGTCGGGCTTCCCGAACGGCCGGGCGCTGGTCCCCGGCGCGGATCACGAGCAGACCGACGTCACCGACGCGGTGCTCACGCTCATGCTGACCGGCGCGCTCGGCACGACGGCGGGGGACGGCGTCGCCGCGAACGACGCGCGCTTCCTCCCGGCCTTCCCCTACCTCGCGACGGCCTGGGAGGGCGCGACCCAGGGCCACTTCCGGCCCTGA